Proteins encoded together in one Scheffersomyces stipitis CBS 6054 chromosome 5, complete sequence window:
- the KSP1 gene encoding serine/threonine protein kinase (Serine/threonine kinase similar to casein kinase II and other serine/threonine protein kinases~go_function protein kinase activity; ATP binding~go_process protein amino acid phosphorylation), with product MNNSPTSSFPEDEYRQYELGLHLLADRYHFVSKIQDGSFGKVSLALDSHSNSKVSIKAISKVNESSSKSSREIAYNEIRILEMLNTTASSKSDFDNSSVCKLLDSFEISNYVILVLEYCSKGDLYDLIHERTMTISEILRLAKQLYNAVGFSHSMNIFHRDIKPENILIDEHDNFKLCDWGLATTIRENDEFNVGTEKYMAPECFLTNASGQYIVSKYDCKYSDYWSFGVTLITSIFGTSPFKPTKNSESIQSDSNFRNFVNYNNPHVLYDIYSSMNTNCFQLFMSLLKVGNDEDDLATFSSKARSRNLSKFIRDLESNWIYGFTIDDEDKFYDINSKESDEAVFDMDHDDLELMKQSVTTITSDEEYDCNNMNNNNLKGISSSQGNTDEDDEDYDNFDLKMPSLVDSSIKSAKSWCDLDDEEGFD from the exons ATGAACAACTCCCCTACTTCATCTTTTCCTGAAGATGAGTATCGCCAATATGAACTTGGTCTCCATCTCTTAGCCGACAGATACCACTTTGTCAGTAAGATCCAGGATGGATCCTTTGGCAAAGTGTCGTTGGCACTTGACTCACATTCCAACTCCAAAGTTAGCATCAAGGCCATCTCCAAGGTCAACGAAAGCAGCAGCAAAAGCTCGCGAGAAATCGCCTACAATGAGATCAGAATCTTGGAGATGTTGAATACGACTGCCAGTTCCAAGCTGGACTTTGACAACTCCAGTGTTTGCAAGCTTTTGGACTCGTTCGAGATCTCCAACTACGTGATCTTAGTCTTGGAGTACTGCTCTAAAGGTGATTTGTACGACTTGATCCACGAGAGAACAATGACCATCTCAGAAATTTTGAGATTGGCCAAGCAATTGTACAATGCTGTAGGGTTTAGTCATTCCATGAACATCTTCCATCGTGACATCAAGCCTGAGAATATCTTGATTGATGAACatgacaacttcaagttgtgCGACTGGGGTTTGGCCACAACCATTAGAGAGAACGATGAGTTCAACGTAGGCACTGAAAAGTACATGGCGCCCGAATGTTTCCTTACCAACGCCAGTGGCCAGTACATTGTTAGCAAGTACGATTGCAAGTACAGTGACTACTGGCTGTTTGGAGTCACGTTGATCACGTCTATCTTTGGCACATCTCCATTCAAGCCCACTAAGAA CAGCGAGTCGATCCAGTCTGATTCCAACTTTCGCAATTTtgtcaactacaacaacccTCATGTATTGTACGACATCTACTCTAGTATGAACACGAACTGTTTCCAGTTGTTTATGAGCCTCTTGAAAGTTGGaaacgacgaagacgacttgGCAACATTCAGCTCGAAAGCACGTTCGCGTAACTTATCCAAGTTCATCCGCGACTTGGAATCGAACTGGATCTATGGCTTTACCATTGATGACGAGGACAAATTCTACGATATCAACAGTAAGGAAAGTGACGAAGCTGTCTTTGACATGGACCACGACGACTTAGAGCTCATGAAGCAATCCGTAACCACGATTACTTCCGACGAAGAATATGATTGCAATAACATGAACAACAATAACTTAAAAGGTATTTCTAGTAGTCAAGGAAAtactgatgaagatgatgaagactACGACAACTTCGA CTTGAAGATGCCTTCACTTGTAGATTCTTCGATAAAGTCCG
- the GPX2 gene encoding glutathione peroxidase (Peroxiredoxin HYR1 (Hydrogen peroxide resistance protein 1) (Oxidant receptor peroxidase 1) (Glutathione peroxidase 3) (Phospholipid hydroperoxide glutathione peroxidase 3) (PHGPx3)~go_function glutathione peroxidase activity~go_process response to oxidative stress) — MSKFYELTPKDAKGNDFPFVELKGKVVVIVNVASKCGFTPQYKELEELNKKYEGKNVQIIGFPCNQFGHQEPGTADEIASFCQLNYGVTFPVLAKVEVNGDNADPVYKFLKGEKSGVLGLTRIKWNFEKFLIDKNGKVVERFSSLASPSSLGPKIDQLLK; from the coding sequence ATGTCTAAATTCTACGAGTTGACTCCTAAGGACGCCAAGGGCAACGACTTCCCCTTCGTGGAATTGAAGGGCAAGGTTGTCGTTATTGTCAACGTCGCTTCCAAGTGTGGCTTTACTCCTCAGtacaaggagttggaagaattgaacaagaaatacGAAGGCAAGAACGTTCAAATCATCGGTTTCCCTTGCAACCAATTCGGCCACCAGGAACCAGGCACTGCCGACGAGATCGCCAGCTTCTGTCAATTGAACTACGGAGTCACCTTCCCAGTGTTGGCCAAGGTCGAAGTCAACGGCGACAACGCCGACCCAGTgtacaagttcttgaaggGCGAGAAGTCCGGAGTTTTGGGCTTGACCAGAATCAAGTGGAACTTcgagaagttcttgatcgACAAAAACGGTAAGGTCGTTGAAAGATTCTCCTCTTTGGCTAGTCCATCCAGTCTTGGTCCAAAGATCGaccagttgttgaagtaa